Proteins co-encoded in one Malus sylvestris chromosome 7, drMalSylv7.2, whole genome shotgun sequence genomic window:
- the LOC126629305 gene encoding elongator complex protein 6-like, with amino-acid sequence MEQGGGLLDEALGNLSRRVVLLEDCVDTSAAFVLHHILKRSLSQPPHSNSNAVVFVAFAHPFSHYDRILRRLGCNLAAQRDNDRFFFLDMLMDCPDEEKNSDCGLIALYGKIQKVISALAQEDICVTIMIDDISLMEVAAKGSTNLVLDFLHYCHTLISEFGCSLVMLNHKDIYSSTAKPTLILQMEYLADILITAEPLATGLASDVHGQLTVQNRGIYDGYEGSRNKVSNFQFKAKENSVEYFYPGSRN; translated from the exons atgGAGCAAGGAGGAGGCTTATTGGACGAAGCGCTAGGAAATCTCAGTCGCCGCGTTGTGCTCCTCGAAGACTGCGTCGACACCAGCGCCGCTTTCGTCCTCCACCACATTCTCAAGCGCTCTCTCTCTCAGCCTCCCCACTCCAACTCCAACGCCGTCGTTTTTGTCGCCTTCGCCCACCCCTTCTCTCACTACGATCGCATCCTCCGAAGACtc GGTTGCAATTTGGCTGCACAGAGGGACAATGATAGATTCTTTTTTCTTGACATGCTTATGGACTGCCCAG ACGAAGAAAAAAACAGTGATTGTGGACTAATTGCTTTGTATGGGAAAATCCAAAAGGTTATAAGTGCCTTAGCTCAAGAGGACATCTGTGTCACTATTATGATTGACGATATTTCCCTCATGGAGGTGGCTGCTAAGGGATCTACAAATCTTGTGCTAGACTTTCTGCATTACTGCCACACTTTAATATCAGAATTC GGATGTTCCTTAGTCATGCTCAATCACAAGGATATCTATTCAAGCACGGCAAAGCCTACCCTTATTTTACAGATGGAGTATCTAGCAGACATTCTGATAACGGCAGAACCGTTGGCCACTGGTTTAGCCTCAGATGTGCACGGGCAG TTGACAGTTCAGAACAGGGGGATTTATGATGGGTATGAGGGATCGAGAAACAAAGTGTCGAATTTCCAATTCAAAGCAAAGGAAAATAGTGTCGAATATTTCTATCCCGGTAGCAGGAATTGA
- the LOC126629301 gene encoding probable serine/threonine-protein kinase PBL7 — protein sequence MSWFLCSGELSRKAANKKKIKKNKPEDQISSISEQLKANSGLSVKEGSKDGGSGHIAAHTFTFRELAVATKNFRADCILGEGGFGQVYKGRLESTNQVVAIKQLDSNGLQGNREFLVEVLMLSLLHHPNLVNLVGYCADGDQRLLVYEYMPLGSLEDHLHDLPPDGKHLDWNTRMTIAAGAAKGLEHLHDKANPPVIYRDLKCSNILLGEGYHPKLSDFGLAKLGPVGDNTHVSTRVMGTYGYCAPEYAMTGQLTLKSDVYSFGVVLLEIITGRKAIDNSRAAGEHNLVTWARPLFRDRRKFWQIADPMLQGQYPVRGMYQALAVAAMCVQEHPNMRPVIADVVTALNYLASQKYDPEARQSHSSSTASSTPRSRREVLTS from the exons ATGAGTTGGTTCCTGTGTTCCGGCGAGTTAAGCAGAAAAGCTGCAAATAAGAAGAAGATCAAGAAGAACAAGCCAGAAGACCAGATCTCATCAATTTCAG AACAACTGAAGGCAAATTCAGGACTGTCAGTAAAGGAGGGTTCTAAGGATGGAGGCTCTGGTCACATTGCAGCACATACATTTACATTTCGAGAATTGGCAGTGGCAACAAAGAACTTTCGAGCAGATTGTATTTTAGGTGAAGGAGGTTTTGGTCAAGTATATAAGGGGCGCTTGGAGAGCAcgaatcag GTAGTGGCCATAAAGCAACTTGATTCCAATGGGCTTCAAGGGAACAGGGAATTCCTCGTCGAAGTATTAATGTTGAGCCTACTTCACCATCCCAATCTTGTGAACTTAGTAGGCTATTGTGCTGATGGGGATCAGAGGCTTTTGGTATATGAGTACATGCCATTGGGATCTTTGGAAGACCATCTGCACG ATCTACCGCCAGATGGAAAACATCTTGACTGGAACACGAGAATGACAATAGCTGCTGGTGCTGCAAAAGGCTTGGAGCATTTGCACGACAAAGCAAACCCTCCTGTTATTTATCGTGATCTTAAATGCTCAAACATTTTACTTGGCGAAGGGTACCATCCTAAGCTATCAGATTTTGGCTTGGCAAAGTTGGGTCCTGTGGGAGATAATACTCATGTTTCCACTAGGGTGATGGGAACCTATGGATATTGTGCCCCTGAATATGCAATGACTGGTCAGCTCACATTGAAATCAGATGTATACAGCTTCGGGGTTGTTCTTCTGGAAATCATTACCGGAAGAAAGGCAATTGACAATTCCAGGGCTGCCGGGGAACACAATTTGGTCACATGG GCCCGCCCCTTGTTTAGAGATCGGAGGAAATTTTGGCAGATTGCTGATCCAATGCTCCAAGGTCAGTATCCGGTGAGGGGAATGTATCAAGCTCTTGCCGTTGCTGCAATGTGTGTCCAGGAACACCCTAATATGCGACCTGTCATAGCAGATGTGGTCACAGCCCTTAATTACCTTGCTTCCCAAAAGTATGATCCCGAAGCACGGCAATCACACAGCTCTAGCACCGCATCGTCCACTCCTAGGTCTAGGAGGGAAGTTTTAACTTCATAA
- the LOC126629295 gene encoding uncharacterized protein LOC126629295 — MKSATKVSLNPFVAYEHKRDAYGFAVRPQHVQRYREYASIYKEEEEERSERWKSFLELQAESTELPVDGLSKGQDNQTLLVEASEKELGSKSEKGGDDNDLSAQKTGSGSPTKNDNDKEELADNDKKAHGIQIWNEIRPSLHAIESLMSIRVKKKKSLSKHEQDTGTGKPLTSIEEARSPKGASEEDSEDVFYDVERSDPVQDVTSSDSQSASATGVASDKVDSESLFPWKEELEVLVRGGVPMALRGELWQAFVGVKARRVDNYYQDLLASETNAGSDVEKHSSELDSNSKLSTTDPASVPEKWKGQIEKDLPRTFPGHPALDVDGRNALRRLLTAYARHNPTVGYCQAMNFFAGLLLLLMPEENAFWALMGLLDDYFDGYYSEEMIESQVDQLVFEELVHERFPKLVNHLDYLGVQVAWVTGPWFLTIFMNMLPWESVLRVWDVLLFEGNRVMLFRTALALMELYGPALVTTKDAGDAVTLLQSLAGSTFDSSQLVLTACMGYQNVNETRLQELRNKHRPAVIVAIEERSKGLQAWKDSQGLASKLYNFKQDPKSLIIETKKAERNTQTNGDLSRSESGSSNAEEILISLTGNGEVDSVPDLHEQVVWLKVELCKLLEDKRSAELRAEELETALMEMVKQDNRRQLSAKVEQLEQEVAELRQALSDKQEQEGVMLQVLMRVEQEQRLTEDARRFSEQDAEAQRYAAQVLQEKYEEAAAALAEMEKRAVMAESMLEATLQYQSGQIKTQSPRSVSSPVQSNQDLTQEIPARRISLLGRPFGLGWRDRNKGKPANSEEPNDGKSTGEGQSPTAEAQVKETNGIKAEDKE; from the exons ATGAAATCCGCCACCAAAGTCTCGCTCAACCCGTTCGTCGCCTACGAGCACAAGAG GGATGCTTATGGATTTGCTGTGAGGCCTCAGCATGTACAACGATACCGAGAATATGCCAGTATCTACAAG gaagaagaggaggaaagaTCAGAAAGGTGGAAGTCTTTCCTGGAACTACAAGCAGAGTCTACTGAATTGCCTGTTGATGGATTATCAAAGGGACAAGATAACCAGACCTTGCTCGTTGAAGCCTCAGAGAAAGAACTAGGCTCCAAATCGGAGAAGGGTGGTGATGACAATGATTTAAGTGCCCAGAAGACAGGTTCTGGTTCTCCAACCAAAAATGATAATGACAAGGAGGAACTGGCAGATAACGACAAAAAAGCTCATGGGATTCAAATATGGAATGAGATTAGACCTTCCCTTCATGCCATTGAGAGTTTGATGAGTATTCGtgtaaagaagaagaagagtttaTCAAAGCATGAGCAGGACACAGGAACTGGGAAGCCACTTACTTCTATTGAAGAGGCTAGATCCCCAAAAGGAGCATCTGAGGAGGACTCTGAGGATGTGTTTTATGACGTGGAAAGGTCAGACCCAGTTCAAGATGTCACTTCGAGTGACAGTCAGAGTGCGTCTGCAACTGGTGTTGCTTCTGACAAGGTTGATTCAGAATCTTTATTTCCTTGGAAAGAAGAATTGGAGGTTCTTGTTCGTGGTGGAGTGCCAATGGCTCTCAGGGGAGAG CTTTGGCAAGCCTTTGTGGGTGTGAAGGCACGGCGCGTGGATAACTATTACCAGGATCTGCTAGCTTCTGAAACTAATGCtggtagtgatgtggaaaaacaTAGCTCGGAATTAGACAGTAATAGCAAATTGTCAACAACAGATCCTGCATCTGTACCTGAAAAATGGAAAGGGCAAATTGAGAAG GATCTACCTCGAACATTTCCAGGTCACCCTGCTCTTGATGTAGATGGTAGAAATGCTTTGAGGCGTTTGCTTACCGCATATGCACGACACAATCCCACTGTTGGGTACTGTCAG gCCATGAATTTTTTTGCCGGCTTATTACTACTTCTCATGCCTGAAGAAAATGCCTTTTG GGCTTTGATGGGACTCTTAGATGATTATTTTGATGGCTATTACTCAGAGGAAATGATAGAATCTCAG GTGGATCAACTTGTTTTTGAGGAGTTGGTGCATGAGAGATTTCCTAAATTGG TCAACCATCTAGATTACCTGGGAGTGCAGGTGGCTTGGGTTACTGGACCATGGTTCCTTACCATTTTCATGAACATGCTTCCATGGGAAAGTG TTCTTCGAGTCTGGGACGTTCTTCTTTTTGAGGGGAACCGCGTGATGCTATTCAGGACAGCACTTGCTTTGATGGAGTTATATG GCCCTGCGCTAGTTACTACCAAGGATGCTGGAGATGCAGTTACTCTTCTGCAATCGCTGGCTGGCTCTACATTTGATAGCAGTCAACTGGTATTGACAGCTTGCATGGGTTACCAAAATGTAAATGAAACTAGATTACAAGAGTTGAGAAATAAACATCGGCCAGCTGTAATTGTCGCTATTGAGGAAAGATCCAAGGGACTTCAGGCTTGGAAAGATTCTCAGGGTCTAGCATCAAAGCTATATAATTTTAAGCAAGATCCTAAATCATTGATAATAGAGACAAAGAAAGCAGAACGAAATACACAGACAAATGGTGATTTATCTCGTTCAGAGTCTGGGTCCTCTAATGCAGAGGAAATTCTAATTAGCCTGACTGGAAATGGGGAAGTAGATTCTGTTCCAGATCTTCATGAGCAG GTCGTATGGTTGAAGGTTGAATTATGTAAGTTGCTGGAGGATAAAAGATCTGCTGAACTCAG AGCTGAGGAGTTGGAGACAGCATTGATGGAGATGGTCAAGCAAGATAATCGTCGGCAATTGAGTGCCAAG GTTGAGCAATTAGAGCAAGAGGTTGCTGAGCTTCGCCAAGCCCTTTCTGATAAGCAGGAACAGGAGGGTGTCATGCTCCAG GTCTTAATGCGAGTAGAACAAGAGCAGAGACTAACAGAAGATGCCCGCAGATTTTCTGAGCAAGATGCAGAAGCACAGAGATATGCTGCTCAAGTGCTTCAG GAGAAGTATGAAGAGGCTGCTGCTGCGCTTGCGGAAATGGAGAAGAGAGCTGTTATGGCAGAATCTATGTTGGAGGCTACATTGCAATACCAATCTGGTCAAATTAAAACACAATCTCCACG ATCTGTATCTTCACCAGTACAAAGCAATCAAGATCTGACACAAGAAATTCCTGCTAGAAGGATTAGTTTGCTAGGTCGACCATTTGGCCTTGGCTGGCGCGACAGGAACAAG GGAAAACCTGCTAACAGTGAGGAGCCAAATGATGGCAAGTCTACCGGTGAAGGACAGAGCCCCACTGCAGAAGCACAAGTAAAAGAGACGAATGGCATTAAAGCGGAAGATAAAGAATAG